Below is a window of Allomuricauda ruestringensis DSM 13258 DNA.
GGCATCAACACAAAAAAAAGTTTTTCTTGCCACTCGTTGTCTTTAAAACTGACACATTTTTTTTATAAATCACTGCCTGTATACCTTACCCCTTTAGGTGGTCGGGCAACAGATTTTTGGGGAAAGACTGATAGCTTACAGGCCTTACCCATCTTTTAATGGCGTGTGTACCCACGGCAGTAAAACGGGAATCCGTAGATGCAGGATATGGCCCACCATGTTGCATGGACGGACAAACTTCCACTCCTGTGGGAACACCATTGTAAATAATTCTACCTACTCGGTTTTGAAGGGCGTCCACCATTTCCATCAAGTCAAGGGAATCACTTTCTTCCGCAATAAGGGTTCCAGTCAGCTGTCCTTCCAGTCCTTCTATGATTTGCAAAAGCTCTGCTTCATCCTTGCATTGGACCACCATGGAAAAAGGTCCGAAAACCTCTTGGTGCAGTTTGGGATTGGCCAAAAATTCGGTGCCCGATACTGTTGCAACCACTGAAGCTGCATAATTGGGCTCCAATTCCCCTTCTACCTTACCAACAACTTCTACTCCCGATTGTGAAGTTACATCGGCACCTTTTTTCTCATATCCGCTTTTAATGTTGGGGTGCAACATGCACTGAGGGTCCAAAGCAATGGTCTCTTTTGCCAATTCTTTGACAAAATCTTGGGTGTTTTCGCTTTTTACGGTCAACAACAAACCTGGATTGGTACAGAATTGACCTGTTCCCAAGGTAATGGATCCTGCATAGGTCTTGGCAATTTCATTCCCCCTTTTGGAAAGGGCACTGGGAGTGATGATAACCGGGTTGACACTTCCCATTTCCGCAAATACGGGAATAGGCTCTTCTCTTTTTGCAGCAATATCAAACAGCGCTCTTCCTCCTGTGATGCTTCCTGTAAAACCAACCGCTTTTATCTTGGGATGATTTACTAGGTCTACTCCTGCCTGAATACCTCCATTGATACTGGAGAACACTCCTTTTGGCATTCCGGTTTTCTCTGCAGCCTTTACAATGGCAGAGGCCACCAATTCCGAAGTTCCGGCATGCATGGGGTGCGATTTAACAATTACGGGGCAACCTGCCGCTAAAGCACTAGCTGTATCGCCTCCTGCAGTGGAATAGGCCAATGGAAAATTACTGGCTCCGAATACGGCCACTGGCCCCAAGGGAATCATCGTTTTTCTCAAATCATCTTTTGGCAATGGTTTCCTATCCGGTTGGGCTGCATCAAAGGTGTTTTCCCTCCAATCGTCATTGGCAACTAGTTCAGCAAAGGACCTTAACTGGTTCATTGTA
It encodes the following:
- a CDS encoding aldehyde dehydrogenase (NADP(+)), coding for MITGKNCIAGDFSAKGNVEFKTMDPKLNIENPTTFVEATKEEIEEAAISAWNAFKVYRKVSGKQRAAFLNAIADEILALDQELVDMYVTESGLPEGRAKGERGRTMNQLRSFAELVANDDWRENTFDAAQPDRKPLPKDDLRKTMIPLGPVAVFGASNFPLAYSTAGGDTASALAAGCPVIVKSHPMHAGTSELVASAIVKAAEKTGMPKGVFSSINGGIQAGVDLVNHPKIKAVGFTGSITGGRALFDIAAKREEPIPVFAEMGSVNPVIITPSALSKRGNEIAKTYAGSITLGTGQFCTNPGLLLTVKSENTQDFVKELAKETIALDPQCMLHPNIKSGYEKKGADVTSQSGVEVVGKVEGELEPNYAASVVATVSGTEFLANPKLHQEVFGPFSMVVQCKDEAELLQIIEGLEGQLTGTLIAEESDSLDLMEMVDALQNRVGRIIYNGVPTGVEVCPSMQHGGPYPASTDSRFTAVGTHAIKRWVRPVSYQSFPKNLLPDHLKG